In the genome of Methylotenera mobilis JLW8, the window GTGGGTGTGATGGTTTATGGTTAAATCTAAGCCTTCAAACAGTGTTAGGCTGACTTCTTCATTGGCTAAATGTTTAGAGAGCACAGATGCATAGATCGGGATGGCTTTTCTAAAGAAGTTGCGGTCACTTTCCTCCGAAAGATAAGCGGAGAGCTTTAGCGCCAAATTGCGGCTGTTGTTGACTAACGCGCCCCATGCTTTTCTGCCTTCCCACCAGCGCTCGTAGGCGGTGTTGGTTCGGTAAGCCAATAATAGTGACAGTACAAAACCAACCGTGGTGTGCATGAGCGGGATATTCTTCACATGACTTTTATCGGATAGTTGCCACAACTCTAACTCTAGGTAGGCAATGCCACCGGCGTAAAGTCCTATGAATATCATCATGGGGATAAGCCGCCTAAAGGTATCCGATTCGTGAAAACGGAAGATAAAAATAATCCAGTCTTTAGGGTTATATTGAATCATTGCTTTTGCTAAACGCTATCTATTAAAAGTTTGCAGCGAGTATAGCATGACAGCAATGTTGGGCTGGAACGGCGGTGCCGCAGTGGTATTCACTGCGGGTGATAGCTGCTAAGCCAGCACTACTTAACTAAACGTAACATTCTCAATCTATTACATGCCTTAGCGCGAAATAGTGCTAATTTTGTAAGAAGCTACCAAATAAAACTAACCCAAGTAGCGAGGTAATCAATATCACCGCCACCAGCTTTGTCCACCTGCGTTCCTGTGTA includes:
- a CDS encoding bestrophin family protein, which translates into the protein MIQYNPKDWIIFIFRFHESDTFRRLIPMMIFIGLYAGGIAYLELELWQLSDKSHVKNIPLMHTTVGFVLSLLLAYRTNTAYERWWEGRKAWGALVNNSRNLALKLSAYLSEESDRNFFRKAIPIYASVLSKHLANEEVSLTLFEGLDLTINHHTHSPNQVAKILFQKANELYTTGKITGDQLYLIKDELDSFTGVCGVCERIKNTPIPYSYSAFIKKFIFFYVMTLPFGYVLSLGYYVIPIVVFIFYVLASLELIAEEIEDPFGNDDNDLPTKKIAENIKKHVEELL